The DNA region AACGACCGAACCGTCGTCCTTGTCGACGAGAATGACAGCCTGTTCGCGACCTGGTTCCCCGCCACATTCGATGCCTTCCATCCCAAGCTCGTCGGATATAACGcactcttcgtcgtcgagtcCCGAGTCGATGACGGCCACGCGCTTGCCGACCAGCTCGTCGGCGCCCACGACCAAACCGAGCGGAGCCAGGGTGGATCGATCGTATTCAATCAACATGCCCTTAAGCATACCGAGGACACGGCCGTCGGACATGTACCACCATGCCTTGGTGTCTTCGGTCACGTCGAGATCAATCTTGACTTGACCATCGTCGTTGTAACGCACGTGGCCTTCATCCGGAGCGTGCAAGTCGTCACCGGCGGATGGGGCGTAGACCTTGAAGAGTTCGTCGCCTTTTTTGACTTCGTCTTCGTGTTCGTAGATACCGACTTCGTTGGTGTCACCACGGTAACTAATGGTGGCGTCCACACGGACCTTGCCATCCTCCTTGTGGTCGACGGTGCAGATTTCGAAGCCGTCCTTGTTTCCGCGAATCAGGCGGGACTGCTGGCGACCGTCCCGCGAGGATCCCGAACGCATAACCGAAGTTTGGACAAAGGTGCAGGAACCGCGGTTGGGGTAAGGGCCGTCCTTGGGGTCAATGGTGGGGAAGGTAATGGAATCTTGGTAATCTGTGATTGGGTTTTgcaacaaacgaaaaagagCAATTGAGATTTGGAGGGTCGGGTTGCGTTGGGGCCGTGGCCGCGTCGGCCTCTGGCAGTGTTTTTCCCCCGAGATTACGTACCCTGTCCCAAATGGAAGTGACCGGAAAACCACGCCTTGATGCAACGGTGCTCGCGTACCAGTTCGATAAACTTGCGACActttttgtcgttggaaTGGTTGAGCCAGCAACAACCGTTAACGACGTGGTTCTCTTGCAGGACGCGCAATCCAGAGCCGTTGGGTGGCGCGTGGGTAAAGACGAACAATCGCCATCCGTCCGCGGCGGGATGATCCTTCAGGGTCTGTTCGAACCAGGCCATCTGTGCGTCGTCAATGGTAACTTCGTGCGAGGTGTATTCGGCATCCCGAAAGACAGTCGACGAGAGGCCGACCAAGAGCGTCTTGTCGGCGATCTTCCGGGAGAAATGCGGCGTGGGCTTGCCGTGCTTTTCTAGAAACATTTTGAGATTCTCCTTGTCCGTGGCGAATTCGTCAATACCTTCCAGGTCGTGGTTGCCGCCGACGACTTCGTAGGGAACACCGAAGGATTGCAAGAACTCGGCGGCGAGTTCGTGACATTCCGTTGTGCCGGCGAAGAGTTCCGAGGTTTCTTCCGGACGGACCGACTTGGATTCGCCCAAGTCGCCGAGAGACACGAGCGCAACGTTGCCGTGATCGGCCTTGGCTTCATCGATGATATTCAACCATTGATCACGACCAGTATAGTAGTCTTCCATGTACCGAGGATCCAAGTGCAAGTCGCCTAGACAGGCGACCGTGAACTGATCGCTGGACATGCGCAGCATCGACGGAGACGATCGAACTTGCGACACGGGTCGGGAGACCCAAGCCGCCGTCGGCGTGAAGAGAAAGGCGGCAGCAATCGTCCAAGATACCATGATTGTGATGTCGAGGAGTTACTGCGAGAGGACTTGGATAGACAAGTGTGTTTATGGATCTAACAGTGAGTGGTCTGCTTGTTCGACGACCGACACGACGAGGCTCCGAGTGAGAAAGCGGTCTACCATACCTACGCGAGAGAACAAGTACTTTCTTTACGGTGTGCAAACATACCCGGCGTTCCAGTTCCAGGCCTACCGTGAAGTCGCGGAAGAACGTAACGTAACGTAACGCGTAGGTACAAGCAACGCCCACGGGACGAACGTACTTCATGCTTCGCGCGGTTTGGCGTCAAAATTCGCGCGCAtaggacgaggacgacggaAGCGCTTACGTGGCTCCGGCACTGACGACGCCAGACGGAGCCTCGAATCGTATCCAGATGATCACTGTCAACGCACAGACAGACACTCACAGTGACACCGGAGATCCAGCAAAGTTCACACACTCTATTGCGGTATACGTAGATATGTACATAAAATTAGAAAACATATTCAAAAAGGGAGGAGAAATGGGTTGATCTAACTGCAACCACTACTACTATACTACCTAGACTCTAGTAGTTGACGCCGCAACAGCGTTTGCAGTCGCCCAATTTGCTCCGATTCGTGCGTAATCCAAACAATGCTCATGTGCGCCGTCACGTCTTTGAGGACTTGTACTAACGAGGCTTCAACTTTTTGTTTCGCGACGCCATCCAATGCGGCCGTCGCCTCGTCCAGTAACAAAACATCCGGTTGGGACGCCAGCGCGATCGCGATCCCGACTCTCTGCGATTCACCTCCCGACAAGGCCTTCCAGTCCTGATCCAACAAAGACACGTCCATGTCCCAGGTTCGCAGCCATTGTGCGGTCGTTGCGATCACTTGCTGGCACCGAGAGGAAAGAGTGGTAGTGGTTGCCTTCTCGTCGTCACCGCGGTAGCTTTGAAAAGTAGTCATGCGGGCCAACCAATCCTTCGGGGTGCCCGAAATGTCCGTTTTGGCTTGATTCACGTACCGTACCTTTTGTCTCCATAAAGGGACGTCATGATCACGAAAGGAAACACTGTGTAGTTGAATATCGGAAGTAGTGCCTCCAGTAACGCTGGATGGCTCTCCTTCTAACGGAACCAATCCGGCTAGTAAACGCAAAAATTGAGATTTTCCAACTCCGGATGGACCCGTAATAAGAATCAGATCGCCTCTGTTTATGGTCAGCGAACGATTACGGAATAGTGTACGCCCGTTGGGTAAGGTCCGCGACAGGTTTGATGCCTGCAAAACGGGACACGGTGTCTCCGCCGAGCTGAAGCTTTTGTTAGAAGCCCCGTCGAGCGTCAGATGAGTAACTTCAAATTCTGCTGGTACTgctgatgttgttgttgcgtcATCCACGGTTTCCGGATGGTGTCCATCAGTCAACAAGGGTAAATATACTGGGTCGGTACTCGAATAGGATGCATTATTTTTGGGCGTGAAGGGCGCCGATTCTACTTCCGTCGTGTCTTGATCGGATATCGGTGCACGTGGCGTCAACTTTTGCACCGTTTCCAAGACAGATGATCGAATGGTTGACACCGCCATGCTCCACATGGACAGCTTCGACGTGCGCTTCGAAAAGCGCTCCAAGCGCAATCGATGATTTTGTGAATCGAAAGCAACGTAAAGGCAAACCACAATTGCTGCCAAAATGGTACCAAACGCCGTTGCGCCAATTAAGTAACAAATCAACATTTGATATCTTGCCGCTTCGACCACGTTGCTGCCGCCTAAAATTTGCCCGGTCATCATACCCGGGATCGATATAAGTCCCATGACTGCCATGCTGTTAAGCATAGGCATGGCACTCACTCGGACGGCTTGTTGCGTCATCAACGCAGAGGCTTCCCGAAAGGTGCCTCCGTATGCTAAGCATAATTCAATTTCGGCCGTGGCATCTGACACGACGGCGTTAAGAAAGGTATTTAGCGCCAGGGCTACCCCGTTGATGCCGTTCCCTAACAACATGCCAATGATTGGAATGACGTACTGTGGATTCCAGAAAGGTGACACTTCGAGTAAAatgccaaaagcaaaagcagACGTAGTAGCTATGGAAATGACAAAAGATGCAAACACGCATGGGATCATGCCGTCAAAAACGTATCGGGATCGTGCCGAGGCTTCGAATGAAGCGAGTGTGATCATAAACAAGACGTAGATCAAGACGATCCACCAGTGCTTTGCGCCATAGGTAAAAATTGGTTGTAAAATAGCGCCAAGTATGGAGAGCTGTATGCCAACGCGGATGGTGCCTGTGATGAGCGAACTTTCCAAGCCGAGACCCCAATAGAATGAAATGCCAGCCATGCCCCAAAGAGGCATCATTGAAATTATCAAGCTAGGAATGGAAACCGGTATGAGACCGTTCGTCAACTCTTCCCCGCTAGCACCTCGAATTGACGAGTACAGCTCCCGTACTGTCGCCCTTGCTGCTGCTTCTGCAACAGGAATAGAATCCATAGCcaacatttctttttgtttgcatgtGAGGTCTTTAAAGAGCAAAATCTTCACATCATCggccgacgacaacgaccggTGATGTACTGGGTCGTGCGTGCTCTCGGAAGATAGAGAAATTCATTGGGAAGATGAAATCACTCGTCGCTGTAATCGAAGCTCCCCCGTCAAggaaaacaacaaatccattCCAACCTGACGTGCACTAGTATCTATCATTTGACGAACAGGCTTACTTAACGAACATCAAATCTGTTTACACTGGATAACGAAAGAATAACGCTGACGGAAGACGACTAGGAGATTCACTTTCCATCTGgtacttactgttagactctagctagctatcTTTTGCAAGTTGCGGATCCAAAACTAAAATCCACTCTATATTTTCATTCGTCGTCACTATTTACGGCTTTTTCGTCAGTTGACTTTTTGCCGTTCTATCCAAGTACTCGCTTTCAAAGCCTAGATTCGTGATAGAGCAATGGAATTTTGGT from Phaeodactylum tricornutum CCAP 1055/1 chromosome 18, whole genome shotgun sequence includes:
- a CDS encoding predicted protein; the encoded protein is MVSWTIAAAFLFTPTAAWVSRPVSQVRSSPSMLRMSSDQFTVACLGDLHLDPRYMEDYYTGRDQWLNIIDEAKADHGNVALVSLGDLGESKSVRPEETSELFAGTTECHELAAEFLQSFGVPYEVVGGNHDLEGIDEFATDKENLKMFLEKHGKPTPHFSRKIADKTLLVGLSSTVFRDAEYTSHEVTIDDAQMAWFEQTLKDHPAADGWRLFVFTHAPPNGSGLRVLQENHVVNGCCWLNHSNDKKCRKFIELVREHRCIKAWFSGHFHLGQDYQDSITFPTIDPKDGPYPNRGSCTFVQTSVMRSGSSRDGRQQSRLIRGNKDGFEICTVDHKEDGKVRVDATISYRGDTNEVGIYEHEDEVKKGDELFKVYAPSAGDDLHAPDEGHVRYNDDGQVKIDLDVTEDTKAWWYMSDGRVLGMLKGMLIEYDRSTLAPLGLVVGADELVGKRVAVIDSGLDDEECVISDELGMEGIECGGEPGREQAVILVDKDDGSVVVVQPNEDGSYWRKIVRNKMIRMKEVRRVKAAKEFAKSLMDKEVEVVSSWGPYTTTSGTAKKTGVQGLTAPARK
- a CDS encoding predicted protein; its protein translation is RTLFRNRSLTINRGDLILITGPSGVGKSQFLRLLAGLVPLEGEPSSVTGGTTSDIQLHSVSFRDHDVPLWRQKVRYVNQAKTDISGTPKDWLARMTTFQSYRGDDEKATTTTLSSRCQQVIATTAQWLRTWDMDVSLLDQDWKALSGGESQRVGIAIALASQPDVLLLDEATAALDGVAKQKVEASLVQVLKDVTAHMSIVWITHESEQIGRL
- a CDS encoding predicted protein, with translation MAGISFYWGLGLESSLITGTIRVGIQLSILGAILQPIFTYGAKHWWIVLIYVLFMITLASFEASARSRYVFDGMIPCVFASFVISIATTSAFAFGILLEVSPFWNPQYVIPIIGMLLGNGINGVALALNTFLNAVVSDATAEIELCLAYGGTFREASALMTQQAVRVSAMPMLNSMAVMGLISIPGMMTGQILGGSNVVEAARYQMLICYLIGATAFGTILAAIVVCLYVAFDSQNHRLRLERFSKR